ATCAGTATTTAGAGTTTAGCATCTCGACTACACTTACGTTTCCAAGCATTCCGACAATGATGGGCGATATGAATCCGGGCACTACCGTGATCATACCGCTAACACCTAACAAGATGCCCGCAAACCGAGGACTCATGTCGACCAGATTTGCCAGCGGTCCGGTCGAGACTGCACCATGGACGGTAGTTGCAAGCGTGAGGAAAATGATCGCCATGAACGAGTTGCACCCGCAACAGGCCAGAATGAACACAAATATCCCATTGACGAAACAGCACAGCGCACCACCCATCTTGCGTACACCGGTCCGGGACATTAGCTCGTGCTTCAGCAGATGATCTCCGGCGATGGAGAATACGTAGGCAAACAGCATGCGGCATAGGTGCGGAATACCGGACAGCAAACCCGTCATCTCGATGTTCCATCCGTGCACGTTGTTGAAGTACGTTGGGGCTTGCGTCATGAGCGTGAACAATCCCCAGATACCGCCCCACTGTGCGATGATCGTGATCCACATCGCTTTGGAGAGTATGATCCGTCTCCACGGAGTGCGTTGTCCGTCCTGCTGGTCCCGACGCTCAGCCGACTGTTCCGTGATGCCAAGCGAACTTTCAATAAACTTACGCTCGTTGGGATGGATGCGAGGATGTTCGGCCGGTGAGTCGTACACGAAGTACAGCCACGCTACGTACCACACCGTGCCGAAGATCCCGCAGAAGTGAAACACATACTCCCAGGATGACCACGCGATGATGTATCCGAAGAGTGGGAAATTCAGCGCCACTCCGACCGAGCTGCCCAGGTAAGCCGTCACAAACTTGCTGCGTTCGTTCGGCGGTATCCACTGGCCAGCCATATGATGCATCGCTGGCCAAGCAAGACCCTGAACAGTAGAGGGTGTGAAGAGATTAACTGTGGATAACGATCAATGTACGGCACGATTGCTTACGCATACGAGACCCTGCAGCACGCGCAGAACGACCAGCACACGATAGTCCCAGTACGAGGCGATCGGCATCAGAAAACACATCCAGCATCCGATCACGTTACTCGCGCCAAACACCAGCTTCGTACCATAGCGTCGTGCTAGAATTCCTCCCGGTATTTGGGTGATCCAGTGCAGCCAGTAGAATGCCCCCAAAATCAAACCCTGCTGATAGTCATCCCAGTCGAAACCTTCCTTCTGTGGGTCCAGCTGTAACGGTGATATTATTCGTGAAGCTCATGTCGTCATGATAACCTACACAACACCGCCGTTGGAACAGATGATCGTCGCTAAAGTGAAACGGCTCTGCAGAGTCATTAGAATATTTTTTGATTGGCCGCCCTATTAACGGGTCAGACACGTAGCGTAGATCAGTAGCTCGCCGCTATCGCCGCTAGTTGCTTTAATGAATTGTGGAGTTAATTAGCATGAAATGGATTGCTTTTTGGAGGCCTAATTGGAGTACAACCATGGGACCAGCTCCAGGTGCATCGCAGACCCGATCGGAACAACCCCGAGCGAGCGATTGAACGATTGAAGTGTGGAAGGTCAAGTGCAATGTCAGGAAGATGGAGGTTGTTAGCTTGTTTCCAATCAAAACATGTGTGCGCGGGCACGGTGTAAAGCCTTAACCATACATTACGCGGTGGATGAGGATTAGGCTACCATAAAACACTGCTGTGACGTTTACGATTCCCTGCACGCTTCCCGGAGGCTTCTACTCACAACCTGACCGAGAATATGTGCTTACTGACGCTCTGACTTATCTGATAGTTAGATACGGCGCCATATCAGGCTATTTATCATCGGCGGAAGATGGAACATTTCTCTCAAAATGATAAACAACTGCGGGATGAGATCTGCGTAATATGAACCGCGTTACAGCCACTTACGTTAAAAAGTTTAAGCAGCAACTGTTCCGGTGAAATGATACGACCTTCGCGCGATCGTAGCAAACTCTGGGATCCTTGGTTGGCAGTTGTTAACTCCGCGGAGGTGCTGTTTACCGGTGGAACATAACAGGCGTAGTCTACCTTCACCTCGCCGACAAACTCCGTGTCCGACTGTTTGATCATCGCCACGATCGTAATGTTGGTGTTGATGCGGATCATGTAGTTCACGGCAAAGCCCACAAACACTAAATACCACAGTGTAGACCTGGCACTGATCCTTTCTTCCTTGGCCATTGCGTCCGCTTTGGTGGCACACGCGGTTGCTTGTACACTTGGTTGGAACACTGGACTGGAGATTGTCGCTCAGCAAGACCACTCTATTATAGTCCTTCCGGGAGCATTGCTCACTGTTCGCACAACGGGTTGATAGGTCTCCAGAGGGATAATCCGGACGGCCGGACGCGTCCGTTAGAAATGCCGACGATCGACTGAGACGATCCCATGATCACCATGTACTGTCAGCCAACGCACGGCCCGTGTGAGTTGTTGATTTTGCCGtaatttgtttggtttcgtgATCCTACATGCCAGACAGGGCGTCGTGAAGATAAGCGCACGATCACTACCGGGCTTGACGGTTGACTAATCTCCACCGGCcggccagccggttcctggTGCGCTTGAGCCATGGTCTTGAGCGCGGTCTTACCGTATCATCCGCACTCTGATAATGAATTGATTGGCTGTAGTGAGGGATTTTATGTTGAGCACTTTATGAAAATGAATTGCTGCCTGCATCCGTATGGAGCGGGAACGCGGGAACGCGGGAACACGGGACTGATAGTGACGGTATCACTAGTGAGTCTGCAATTATCGTAGATCAGTGTGGCAAGataagcatggacaagagtttGGTGTGGATTTTACTTCGTTCTGGGAGAAGGCAGGGTAGAAGCTGATGAAGAAAGCCATTAATTAGAAATAAACCAAGCATCCAACTGCAAAAATTTGTCAATTATCATGCCCCACTAACTAAGCAAGGCGCGTGATAGTAGAGTTCATCATTTGGCACCCGGGAAATTAAATTCCCATTCTTTTGTGACGTCCATTGACAGTAAAGTGGGCATAAAAAAGACAGATTGTGTGCGCAAAAAATTCGGAACCGGTTTGTTCGTTCGATTTGCGAACCATTACACAACAATCATTCGCGTCAAAGTCTGTCCCAGCACAGTGAAGGCTAGCCGTCCGTAGAGAACACatctgttttcgttttcttgcTTAAAATGGgcatccttttccttttcctgctAGCAAGTGTAGCACAGTGCAAAGAATTTTTAGATGATCCTCCCTCTAATTATACCACCGGGAACGGGATTGCAGGTGAGTAAATGTGCGTAATACACGCTATCTTATTAATTCATCTCGTATCGTAGATTGTGTAAGCCGCTTTTCGGCAACGTGGAGAGTTCCAGTCACCGAGGCGCTCGGAGGATTGCGTGCTTTTCAGGGAGAGTTTCAACATATGACCGCCATTGGATGGACCAGATCCGACGGGAGAATTGATTATCTTTGTGGAGGTACTTTGATAACTTTGAGATTCATCTTGACCGCGGCTCATTGTGCTGTAGATGGTAAGGAGTAAGTAAACTATATCCCTCATGTTGCAACTGATTGTAAAGCGATGGTGAGTGAAAATGTCGGTATTTAAGCATTCCACCAGACACCACTCGATTGGGGGACACCGATCTTGGCAGCACTGACGACGATGCATCTGCTCAGCAAGTGGCAATTGCACAGTTCATAAAACATCCGCAGTATCGGCAGTCGAAAAGGTACTACGATATAGCGCTAATTAAGTTAGCAAACAACGTCGTGCAGGACGATGCTGTGTGTGTCGCGTGTGTATGGCGGGAACCAGATTTGCCCAGTGCTTTCTTGGAAGCGGTGGGCTTCGGTGCGCTTGGATTTGGGGAGATGTTAAGTCCCACCTTGCAGAAGGTTCAACTTCGAGCACTGGACACGGCGACATGTGCTGAACGTATCCCAATGAATCGTCGTCAAATGCCCGAAGGATTGCGCGCAGATCAGATGTGTGCCCACAGTGAAACAATGGACACTTGTGAAGGCGATTCCGGGGGTCCACTTCAAACGGAGTTGCATGATGTGTTTGGCAATGTATATCCGCTTGTGGTTGGTGTTGTGTCATTCGGAACTCCTTGTACACAAGGATCGACGGGAGTCTACACAAGGGTCAGCTCGTACTTGGATTGGATCGAGAAGGAAGTCGATCAGTCGCTTAGTTATGAAGGTGAGTATATGAATATTAGTTACAGCATAAATTATTGAACATAAATTCCTTGTTTTCGCAGGTTGTACGGGAAATAAGTTATGCGATCGCAAGCAGAACCCCTCAATATCAGCCGAAGTGATGCCGCAATCGCCCATCATTCGCGTTGGGCTGCTTTGGGGGGAAATAGAAACAGATACCCATCAGTGCGGTGGACTGCTGATCGATTACCAGTATGTTCTTACATCAGCAGATTGTGTCACGTCTAGCAAGGGTCCTCCGAGATTCGTAGCATCGAGTCCGGTTAGTGATCGCGCCTCAGTCGAGGATGTGTTAGTACATCCCCAATACGACCGAGATAATGCATTCAATGACATAGCCCTTGTTAAAATAAGTCAATATGCAAACCTCGAAGAAACACAACCCTTATGCCCATGGATAAAGGACACAACGATCAAGGAAAATAGTCTACCGCTTCAGGTTGCAGCATCGGTTCCTCAGGGCCCGAATCAATATAACAACAGCTCACGAAGCTCTATACGCCAGATAGTGCAAGGAGACCAATGTACGGTTGGAATGAACGCCATTGGAAACGATCTCATTTGCATAACCCGAAACATCTCGCTGGTACCGAAAACATGTCAGGTATGgaatttttttccatttttttaaattatttgacaatttcgttctgttttctcttgtttcatttttaaggTTGATTACGGAGGCCCAGTATTGATAGAGGAAGCTAACAACGGATATCGCATCCGTGGTGTGTTATCTCGCAAAACACAAGGCTGTGAAAGCAATGTTATATTTACCGACATCACACCACACATGCAGTGGTTGGAATCGATCATGTTCAAAAAATTAGATAAATGGCTCGTATTTACGGATTAGTATCATGCCATTGGCCATTGCCATGCATATTGGTTGGTGTTATGATCACTTTACATAGTTTAATAAATAGTACATGGTCCAGACTTGTACGTATAAACTTTATTAGAAAAGCCTTAAATTTAATGAGTTTTTCCATCAAACATTTTTCTCACGATTCGTCCGTCTCTATTCGTGTAAAATGTTGAAATGCTCTTTTAAGCAATTGTAGTTTTCtagtattgtttgtttatcatcCTTTACTATCACAAAGTACATATTCATTCTAACACAACAGCTTTCTTCGGGAACCGCGGTCGTAACATCCACCTCGTAACCTACTGACTAACCgacccctccccctcccccccccccccccttccgaTCAAACATTTCTTAGATTCGACCATAcaaccacccccacccccgaggaaacaacttttttttaattataggGCTCTTCTATCACTCCTCCATGGgtctccaaggggattgatccgccactggGTTCATCGTAAGCATAATCGTAAGCAGTGAAACCATAATCGCCACTCGATCTCGTTGGCCTACTgtgggaagaaaaaggaacagaTATGTGTTAGTGTGGAGGGCTCAAAACCTACCGAAAAAAGAGcacaaaaatttgaataaaccaCCATTCAACGCACCACCGGTCCACATACAAAAGCTCATTTCATCAACACTTTTGCAGCGATTCAGCTCATTCATTTTGCGAGATTGCttgcgttgtgtgtgtacagacGTCAAGCTAATCAGTGgctgatgaaatgaaattatgaaAGGGTGAAATTAAACAGAGCtgtaaatgtttaatttttggtCTAAGACTAGATTAGAAAAAGCGCAATAGATAGTGAAAGccaaaataatattaatttcattattgTGTGAAGTGATGTAGactaaaaaacataaaaaggtTTGATAATAACGGGGAAATATAAAATCAAACCTCCAAATTTTCTAAAACTTCTATCACACCCAGattatgtttttgttacgTGCAGATCATCTGGTGTATTTTTGAATATGGCACAAGGTCTAAAAATGCGTGAAGACCTGTTTTATGTATGGGTTTCCCATTCCGACGATGGAACAGGAAACAGTTCATTTATGCACAGAATGGTATATATATGGTATACCCATGGTAGAAAGCAACAAAGAAGCAGATGAACATCAAACTCCGAGCGCAGCACGACGTGTCAGTTCAGCTTTGCATGCCGCTACGAAGAGATCGAATCAGTGTTTGTCAAAAATGGTTATTTTGCAGACATTGATTATCGCAGGTGTTTATCAACAGTTTTTAAACTACTTTCCCACCAATTACACTGCTGGAAACAGTTTTGAAGGTGTGTGCTGCTAACGCCTACGGAATAAAGTATACGAAGTCATATCTTATAGCATATCTCTTGAAATCTCTTTCAATACTGTAGAATGTGAGCGACGTTTCTCAGTCGTACGAACCAAACCTAAGGTGTTTGAATCACTCTATAAAATTCCTGTATTCAATGGAGAGTTTCAGCATATGGCCGCTATCGGATGGAACAGATCCGACGGGAGAATAGATTATATTTGTGGAGGAAGTTTGATAACGTGGAAATTTATACTGACAGCGGCTCATTGTGTTGTAGACAGATACGAGTAAGTATTATGCTTCcagaatgatttttttttgtttcgttaaaaCGGCCTGGCCGAATCGACTACATCCAAAATGATCATAATAATTAAATGGTCAGAAAAATAATCAGAAACTTGTGTTTGATCGTTAGTGAAAAACCAGTTACCGTACGATTTGGCGATACCGACCTCAGCAGCACTGACGATGATGAACCTGCTCAGCAAGTGGCAATTGAACAGTTCATTACACATCCGAATTATCGTCAATCAAAAGGATACTACGATATCGCGCTAATTGAACTAAAGGAACGAGTACTGCGAAACGATGCAATCAACCTTGCTTGTATTTGGCGGGAACCAGACGTACCTAGCGGCTTGCTGGAAGCTGTGGGTTTTGGGGCGCTTCAACATGGGGATAAGAGCAGTTCCACCTTGCATAAGGTTCAACTTCGAGTACTAGATGCGAAGACGTGCGCCAAACGTATATCAAGCCCAGAACTACGAACACCTCAAGGATTGCGCGCAGATCAGATGTGTGCCCACAGTGAAACAATGGACACTTGTGAAGGCGATTCCGGGGGTCCACTTCAAACGGAGTTGTATGATGTGTTTGGCAATGCATATCCGCTTGTGGTTGGTGTTGTATCTTTCGGACCTCCTTGTACAGAAGGATCAACGGGAGTCTACACAAGGGTCAGCTCGTACTTGGATTGGATCGAGAAGGAAGTCAATCAGTCGCTTAGTTATGAAGGTGAGTTGTTAGCCTAAAGAAGTATCTAATGGAGAGCTTTGATACTGATACCATACGATTTCTGCAGCTTGTACCAGATACAGCTGGGAAAACCGTAAGAAGAATCCCTCAATTATTGCTACAGTGGAGCAAAACAGACCTTATTATCGTGTTGGACTGCTgtgggagaaaaaagaaacagatatCTATCAGTGTGGAGGAGTTTTGATCGATTATCAGTATGTCCTCACATCAGCAGACTGTGTCACGTCCAATAGAGGTCATCCAAAGTTTGTAACATCAGCTCGTGATGCTGACCGTGCTCCAGTTGAAGATGTGTTTGTTCATCCTCAATTTAATATAGGACAACCTTATTTTGATATAGCGATTATAAAGATACGGAAATACGCTAATCCGAAAGAAAGTCTTCCAATTTGTCCGTGGAATGATCAGCTGTATGGCAAATGGACCCAGACCATGCTTCAGTTTGGAGCAACCATTCCAGATCTTAATTCGGAAACTTCTAAACTTCGGAGTTATATCCAGTCAACgatgcatgaaaaaaaaagatcggcACATAAGGATCTGATCTATGTCAGGCGTAAAGTAGCGTTGGTACCTGGACTGTGTAAGGTAATTAATGTTTCTTGCTGCTTGCTGCATCATGGATTAATAAATACTTTCCTTTAACGAACTTTTTCACATCTAGGTTGATTATGGAGGGCCGGTAATAACAGAGCTTTATACACAAGAGTATATAGTTCTTGGCATATTGTCTCGAGTCACGAAGGGATGTGATAGCAACGTTGTCTTCACCAGCGTAGCACACCACATAAAATGGATAAAGTGGATAATGTTAAAAAGCCCACccaaaaaagagagaaaagtaTCGAAGGGGATGAATCACCATTCAACGCACCATCGGCCCGAACATAAAAGCTCATTTTCACCAGGACTTTCGCCGCGATGCACCTTGTTCCTGTACTGGATTGCTTTGATTATGTGCGTACAGACTGTTTCAACTCTCAAACTTTAAAGCATAACCTTACCGGAGCATCCTGAGCAGTATAAACCTATTCTCATAAGAAATTGATTATACTCACTAGTTATGCTACGCATGATGAGTTGCATCCGACACCCTGGTCCTGTGTTGGACAACGTGACTTCAGAGCGTGACTTCAGAGCACCGCATGCTCTAGGAATGCCACCACGCAACATGGTACCGTGGGAAAGGCTGTCAACGGGAGCAACTTCTAGATTTCGAGCTAGCAGTTTTGCCTCGTTGAGCAGCCATAGCGGATCGCAACATACTtttgatttaataaaaatactgTATTAGAGTTCATAAATACATTGTTTTAAAGGTTATTCGAAATGAGAAAGTTAACAATACGTAATTCATTAGTGTTGAACGAACCAAAATTACACATGTAATCACCAATTGCTGTCTATGACCAAACATGGATGCAGAAGTGGATGAAGCTCTTTTGGAGACCTTAAAACCGTCGCTGACCGCGGCGCAACGTTTTTTCTGGCTCGCTCGTGATTATCAATCAGGAAAGACGAGCGTGGTGTCTGTGTTACTTGTACGTGAAGAGTTTTAGTTGAACATATTTTCAACGTTTGTAGATTTGTGTTCTcttttaatttgtgttatgtgTGTTATAAACGCAAGACTCAGCACAGCCGCTTAGTAAACTTAAATCGAAAATTCGATGATACAAGTAGGTAGAGAAGAACGAAAATTTCAAGAAGAGCTTCAACATATTTCCGACTCGGGATGCACCAGATCCACCGGGATGCTGACCACAAAGAATAATTGAAACACAAAGCAACGGCAAACTTCGAGGGCAGTACCATGATATTGATTCAAATTCATGAGTTCAGTCTTGTCGGTCACATTGAGAAGAGCGAACGAATGAACGTTCGTGCAGGCTGTGAAATGATCGTTCTTTTGCAAGCAATATTAATGATTTCTAGTGCAGTACTATGTCAGGAATTTTTAGATTCCCCTCCTATCGATTACACCATCGGAGACGGTTTCGAAGGTGAGTAGCATTAACACAGGCAACGTGATTCGATATGTGTTGAGCCAATTGCAATCGAATTGTGATCCATTATTACAGACTGCGAGCATCGGTTTCCATTCAAAATAATTGGGTACGGATTTCCTGATATTATAACAGGAGGAGAGCGAGCTTTTCAGGGAGAGTTTCAACATATGACCGCCATTGGATGGACCAGATCCGACGGGAGAATTGATTATCTTTGTGGAGGTGCTTTGATAACTTTGAGATTCATCTTGACCGCGGCTCATTGTGCTGTAGATGAGAAGGAGTAAGTAAACTATATGCCTCATGTTGCAACTCATTGTAAAGCGATGGTGAGTGAAAATGTCGGTATTTAAGCATTCCACCAGACACCACACGATTGGGGGACACCGATCTTGGCAGCACTGAGGACGATGCATCTGCTCAGCAAGTGGCAATTGCACAGTTCATAAAACATCCGCAGTATCACTATTCGAAAAGGTATTACGATATCGCGCTAATTGAACTTGAAAAGAACGTCGTACCAAACGAGCCGGTACATGTCGCGTGTGTATGGCGGGAATCGGAAGCACCTATTGATTTGCTGGAGGCAGTGGGTTTTGGTGAGCTTGGATTTGGGGAGATGTTAAGTCCCACCTTGCAGAAGGTTCAACTTCGAGCACTGGACACGGCGACATGTGCAGAACGTATCCCAATGAATCGTCGTCTAATGCCTGAAGGGTTACTAGCAGATCAGTTTTGCGCCCACAGTGAAACAATGGACACTTGTAAAGGCGATTCAGGAGGTCCACTTCAAACGGAGTTGTATGATGTGTTTGGCAATGCATATCCGCTTGTGGTTGGTGTTGTGTCATTCGGAACTCCTTGTACATCAGGATCAACGGGAGTGTACACAAGGGTCAGCTCGTACTTGGATTGGATCGAGAAGGAAGTCAATCAGTCTCTTAGTTATGAAGGTGAGTTGTTACCCTAAGGAAGTATCTAAGAGTTATCTTCAGTGTTATCTGGCatgcattattcgcgtaattCGAGACATTACGTAgtgatattgttttttttacagctTGTACTTCTCGCGGGACTTATCGCAAGAAGAATCCCGCATTCTTTGCTGCTGTTAAGCCAAAATTGCCCGTCAATCGCGTTGCATTGCTACggggagaaaaagaaacagacaTCTCACATCAGTGTGGTGGAGTTTTGATCGATTACCAGTATGTCCTCACATCAGCAGACTGTGTCACATCCAGCATGGGTCCTCCGAGATTCGTAGCATCAGATCAAGATGCAGACCGTGTCCTTGTCGAGGAAGTATTCGTGCATCCTCGATACATCAATGAAAAACCTTATTTTGATATAGCTGTTGTAAAACTACTGAAATACGCTAATCCGGAAAAATGCCTACCAGTTTGTCCATGGAATGAGCAGTTATTTGGTGATTGGACACAACGGAAGCTTCAGTTTGGAATAACTGTTCCGCTGCTTAAAGGTTCTGGAAATTCCAAAACCTTAGTTCCATCATATGTAGATACTGTTCTAATGGATAGCACTGAGCGATGTATCGCTGGCGAAGCTGTTGACGAAAACGATCTAATCTGCATCAGTCGTAATGTGGCGATGATACCAGGATTGTGTCAGGTAATCGATGCATGTCTGTATTAATATTGAAAATAGAAAATCAGTAAATGTTCTTTCTCAAAACCAGGTTGATTATGGAGGACCCGTTACCACTGACGTTCATTTGGATAACTGGCATGATTTGAAAGTTCTTGGCATATTGTCTCGAGTCACGCAGGGATGTGGCAGTAATGCTATCTTCACTAGTGTAGCACATCACATAAAATGGATAGAGTCgataatttttgaaaactcGCCGAAGACAGATGTTTAAATAACTCAAGTGAGACGAATTGCCATTCAATGTACCAGCGGTACGTACATAGAACCTCTGTTTTAACAATATAAACCTGTTCACCTTAGAAATTAATTATACCGCCATCAAACTCAACCCGACATACTTATACATATaacatcttgtttttttttgtgtgatcaAATACATGTTTTACTGTGTTTATGCTTGATTAGCCAGAATTATAGGGTCAGTGTACCATATTTTTCCATAGGATAAACAGGTTTGCGTTTAGCGTTATTTTTCCAAATGTACACTTCGTCTAAAT
The Anopheles moucheti chromosome 2, idAnoMoucSN_F20_07, whole genome shotgun sequence genome window above contains:
- the LOC128299358 gene encoding transmembrane protease serine 9-like, with the protein product MGILFLFLLASVAQCKEFLDDPPSNYTTGNGIADCVSRFSATWRVPVTEALGGLRAFQGEFQHMTAIGWTRSDGRIDYLCGGTLITLRFILTAAHCAVDGKDIPPDTTRLGDTDLGSTDDDASAQQVAIAQFIKHPQYRQSKRYYDIALIKLANNVVQDDAVCVACVWREPDLPSAFLEAVGFGALGFGEMLSPTLQKVQLRALDTATCAERIPMNRRQMPEGLRADQMCAHSETMDTCEGDSGGPLQTELHDVFGNVYPLVVGVVSFGTPCTQGSTGVYTRVSSYLDWIEKEVDQSLSYEGCTGNKLCDRKQNPSISAEVMPQSPIIRVGLLWGEIETDTHQCGGLLIDYQYVLTSADCVTSSKGPPRFVASSPVSDRASVEDVLVHPQYDRDNAFNDIALVKISQYANLEETQPLCPWIKDTTIKENSLPLQVAASVPQGPNQYNNSSRSSIRQIVQGDQCTVGMNAIGNDLICITRNISLVPKTCQVDYGGPVLIEEANNGYRIRGVLSRKTQGCESNVIFTDITPHMQWLESIMFKKLDKWLVFTD
- the LOC128300752 gene encoding transmembrane protease serine 9-like, which produces MVILQTLIIAGVYQQFLNYFPTNYTAGNSFEECERRFSVVRTKPKVFESLYKIPVFNGEFQHMAAIGWNRSDGRIDYICGGSLITWKFILTAAHCVVDRYDEKPVTVRFGDTDLSSTDDDEPAQQVAIEQFITHPNYRQSKGYYDIALIELKERVLRNDAINLACIWREPDVPSGLLEAVGFGALQHGDKSSSTLHKVQLRVLDAKTCAKRISSPELRTPQGLRADQMCAHSETMDTCEGDSGGPLQTELYDVFGNAYPLVVGVVSFGPPCTEGSTGVYTRVSSYLDWIEKEVNQSLSYEACTRYSWENRKKNPSIIATVEQNRPYYRVGLLWEKKETDIYQCGGVLIDYQYVLTSADCVTSNRGHPKFVTSARDADRAPVEDVFVHPQFNIGQPYFDIAIIKIRKYANPKESLPICPWNDQLYGKWTQTMLQFGATIPDLNSETSKLRSYIQSTMHEKKRSAHKDLIYVRRKVALVPGLCKVDYGGPVITELYTQEYIVLGILSRVTKGCDSNVVFTSVAHHIKWIKWIMLKSPPKKERKVSKGMNHHSTHHRPEHKSSFSPGLSPRCTLFLYWIALIMCVQTVSTLKL
- the LOC128299357 gene encoding sialin — protein: MAKEERISARSTLWYLVFVGFAVNYMIRINTNITIVAMIKQSDTEFVGEVKVDYACYVPPVNSTSAELTTANQGSQSLLRSREGRIISPEQLLLKLFNLDPQKEGFDWDDYQQGLILGAFYWLHWITQIPGGILARRYGTKLVFGASNVIGCWMCFLMPIASYWDYRVLVVLRVLQGLVCGLAWPAMHHMAGQWIPPNERSKFVTAYLGSSVGVALNFPLFGYIIAWSSWEYVFHFCGIFGTVWYVAWLYFVYDSPAEHPRIHPNERKFIESSLGITEQSAERRDQQDGQRTPWRRIILSKAMWITIIAQWGGIWGLFTLMTQAPTYFNNVHGWNIEMTGLLSGIPHLCRMLFAYVFSIAGDHLLKHELMSRTGVRKMGGALCCFVNGIFVFILACCGCNSFMAIIFLTLATTVHGAVSTGPLANLVDMSPRFAGILLGVSGMITVVPGFISPIIVGMLGNHTVEQWRIIFLISSGMLIVCGLLYMAFADSTQQPWNSCEDLPSAAGSIHADELKGLKTSNLDGNWNESKEMLEMDTGVNDSGVVRLSSV
- the LOC128300761 gene encoding polyserase-2-like; amino-acid sequence: MIVLLQAILMISSAVLCQEFLDSPPIDYTIGDGFEDCEHRFPFKIIGYGFPDIITGGERAFQGEFQHMTAIGWTRSDGRIDYLCGGALITLRFILTAAHCAVDEKDIPPDTTRLGDTDLGSTEDDASAQQVAIAQFIKHPQYHYSKRYYDIALIELEKNVVPNEPVHVACVWRESEAPIDLLEAVGFGELGFGEMLSPTLQKVQLRALDTATCAERIPMNRRLMPEGLLADQFCAHSETMDTCKGDSGGPLQTELYDVFGNAYPLVVGVVSFGTPCTSGSTGVYTRVSSYLDWIEKEVNQSLSYEACTSRGTYRKKNPAFFAAVKPKLPVNRVALLRGEKETDISHQCGGVLIDYQYVLTSADCVTSSMGPPRFVASDQDADRVLVEEVFVHPRYINEKPYFDIAVVKLLKYANPEKCLPVCPWNEQLFGDWTQRKLQFGITVPLLKGSGNSKTLVPSYVDTVLMDSTERCIAGEAVDENDLICISRNVAMIPGLCQVDYGGPVTTDVHLDNWHDLKVLGILSRVTQGCGSNAIFTSVAHHIKWIESIIFENSPKTDV